GCTTGAGCTTCTTGGAGACCTGGGTCCGGAATTTCAGGAGCGCCTGGGCATTACGTTGAAGGCCCTTCTTGTCGTAGATGTCCGCCAGTTCCTTCGACAGGGTCCTCTTGGCGACGATGAGGTCCTCGATCGTCACGCGCTTGCCCCTGGTCAGCTTGTTGTGATGCTCGACGGTCTTCCGGTGCTGGTACATAGTCGTCCCGCGGGCATACTCGAGGCAGCGGCCGTTGGCGCGCAGGCGGATGACCCTGTCCGGGCGGTAGGGATTGACGACGAAAGCATTGGAGATGTCTCCCCACTCGACCGTGAGCTTGTACTTGACACCCGGGCGATGATCGGGATGGGCGGTGATCTCGAGCAGGTCTTCGGACACGTAGGTGATGTGTTCCGACGTCATGCCGTCGTTCTGGATGGTCACCTCGGTGGTATGGCCGCCAAGGGCGAGGAAGATTTCCGGATCGATCGGGTCGCGGGGCGGCATGTTCGCCTGTCCCGCCAGCCATACATCCTCCGGGGTGGCCTTGAGTCGCGGAAGCTTGCCGATGCCGCGCCGCGGGGTCTTATGGTAATCCGCGATCCAAAGGACCATGAAGTCCTCAAGCTGGCGCATTGTGATCAGCGGAAGGCCAAGCCCCTTGCTCTCATCGAATAGTTTGCGGCGCTCCGGGTTCGACATCGTGGTGCCGGGAAGCTTGTGGAAGAGCTGACGCATCAGCGTACCGAGCATGCGCTCGACCAGCCCCTTCCCGGTTGGCTCTCCAGGCACGTTTTCGATGAGTTCGAAGCCGAGTTCCTCGGAAGCACCCACGATCTTGTGACCGCGCAGGAATGACGCCGCGTCGGTCACAAGGGCCGCAAAGTCGCCGTACTGGTTCCATTCGACGCCTGGAAACCTGCTCATGTCCTTGGGGTACATGGCGAGGCGCATGCCGTGCAGGAAGGCTTCGAAGCATTCGTCCTCGAAGTGGATGGCGAAGCCGATGATGCATCCGCTCTTCTTGTCTACGAACAGCAGGATATGCGGGCGTCCGAACAGGAACTGGAACTCGTCGTCGCACACGACGATGTCGCCGAGGGTATAGTCCGCTTCCACGATGCCCAGGATATGATCGGGGAGCGCCCGAGACGTGTAGAAGCTGTGTTTGCGACGCGCGTATTCCGGGCCGAACCGCCAAAGGTCCTTCGAGTAGCGGTCCGGTGCTGCGAAGCGCCGCTGGATGGTCCGCAGCATGGGAACGAGGAGCGTCCCGTCCGGCTGCGTGATGTCCTTCACGAGCTGGCGGTGTTCGCTCTTCGCAAGCTCGACTTTGATCTGTTCCTGAACGTCGAGAGCTGTACCGGCGGGAAGCTCCCATGCCCACTGCACGCATTCATCGATGATGTCCTCGAGCCGCGGATCGAACTTCCTGACCGTGTTGCCGCCGGACGTTTCGGTCGCGAGCGCGAGCAGACGGTTGAAAGGGTTCTCCTCGTACTTCTTGAGCCACATCCTCAGCGAATTGTAAGCGGGCCGCTTGTCGTGGCCTTTATCCTGCGCGTGCTTAGCCGCCACCTCGAGGATAAGCTTTTTGGTGAGCCGGACCTTTCCGCCCTGGCGCGCTTCCACCAGCTTGCGGGCATACCACCAGCGTTTCATCGCGGTGGTCCGTGCCTCCTTCGTGAGGGCCAGATAGCTCTTGATCTGCGGTTGCTCGGTCTTCTTTGACGCGCGCTCTGCCTTGGTATTGATCGGGATCAGGCGAAACTCCCGTTCCAGGACGCTGATCTGCCAGTCGGACAGGAACGTCATCTCGTTCGTGTCCGTATTCTGGACCATGAACTTCTCGCCCCCGACGCCGTACCGCG
This DNA window, taken from Sinorhizobium fredii NGR234, encodes the following:
- a CDS encoding DDE-type integrase/transposase/recombinase, translated to MSFMHHKSTFLTNGALVPASSYAELDIPPHPVGGGKHQPQRYNFGPGSQFAVFNLDRTKVAYCAVMSRARYGVGGEKFMVQNTDTNEMTFLSDWQISVLEREFRLIPINTKAERASKKTEQPQIKSYLALTKEARTTAMKRWWYARKLVEARQGGKVRLTKKLILEVAAKHAQDKGHDKRPAYNSLRMWLKKYEENPFNRLLALATETSGGNTVRKFDPRLEDIIDECVQWAWELPAGTALDVQEQIKVELAKSEHRQLVKDITQPDGTLLVPMLRTIQRRFAAPDRYSKDLWRFGPEYARRKHSFYTSRALPDHILGIVEADYTLGDIVVCDDEFQFLFGRPHILLFVDKKSGCIIGFAIHFEDECFEAFLHGMRLAMYPKDMSRFPGVEWNQYGDFAALVTDAASFLRGHKIVGASEELGFELIENVPGEPTGKGLVERMLGTLMRQLFHKLPGTTMSNPERRKLFDESKGLGLPLITMRQLEDFMVLWIADYHKTPRRGIGKLPRLKATPEDVWLAGQANMPPRDPIDPEIFLALGGHTTEVTIQNDGMTSEHITYVSEDLLEITAHPDHRPGVKYKLTVEWGDISNAFVVNPYRPDRVIRLRANGRCLEYARGTTMYQHRKTVEHHNKLTRGKRVTIEDLIVAKRTLSKELADIYDKKGLQRNAQALLKFRTQVSKKLKRSAIVTATTSAAASAGHIDFAAPLEPKSKRSKSLSNPANDRDGTPENFAVMNADGTVTIRDPLEDAVKEHKRRGRPRTEKSGPVKETPPAAAPIAAETAALTEKTIEDARAARRARLAKNGDTK